A genomic stretch from Diorhabda sublineata isolate icDioSubl1.1 unplaced genomic scaffold, icDioSubl1.1 Dsub_194, whole genome shotgun sequence includes:
- the LOC130452133 gene encoding protein GrpE-like, whose translation MDSLNKPNKKRRRRGNISSETEVSLSHDRKRQIVNEECTSSSGEDDIKMFDEEKKTVEDDLARELFEQKLIQKHKEMVNKSFASVRQSTLMEEEVQEEKESSDEFDFRKTDLFSILLGIEKKVTTPYWCQSTNKEEKKLKKILEGGKLQERRNSPRGY comes from the coding sequence ATGGATTCATTaaataaaccaaacaaaaaacGTCGTAGGAGGGGGAATATTTCGTCGGAGACAGAGGTATCTCTGTCTCACGATAGAAAAAGACAAATCGTTAATGAGGAATGCACGTCGTCTTCTGGCGAAGACGACATTAAAATGTTTGATGAGGAGAAAAAAACGGTCGAGGATGACCTCGCCCGGGAGCTCTTCGAGCAAAAGCTAATccaaaaacataaagaaatggTTAACAAATCCTTCGCATCTGTCAGACAATCGACCTTGATGGAGGAGGAAGTTCAAGAGGAGAAGGAGTCAAGCGATGAGTTTGACTTCAGAAAGACTGACCTATTCTCGATCCTACTAGGTATCGAGAAAAAGGTCACCACACCCTATTGGTGCCAAAGCaccaataaagaagaaaaaaagctaaaaaaaatCCTGGAGGGAGGAAAACTCCAGGAACGAAGAAACAGCCCCAGAGGCTATTAA